Proteins from one Sabethes cyaneus chromosome 2, idSabCyanKW18_F2, whole genome shotgun sequence genomic window:
- the LOC128738511 gene encoding calcium-transporting ATPase sarcoplasmic/endoplasmic reticulum type, with protein MEDGHCKSVEEVVSHFRVDPEKGLSPDQVKEYQKKYGLNELPAEEGKTIWQLVLEQFDDLLVKILLLAAIISFVLALFEEHEGVEAFVEPFVILLILIANACVGVWQERNAESAIEALKEYEPEMGKVVRGDKSGVQKIRAKEIVPGDVVEVSVGDKIPADIRLIKIFSTTIRIDQSILTGESVSIIKHTDPVPDPRAVNQDKKNILFSGTNVSAGKARGVVIGTGLNTAIGKIRTEISETEEIKTPLQQKLDEFGEQLSKVISLICIAVWAINIGHFNDPAHGGSWIKGAVYYFKIAVALAVAAIPEGLPAVITTCLALGTRRMAKKNAIVRSLPSVETLGCTSVICSDKTGTLTTNQMSVSRMFIFEKVEGNDSSFTEFEISGSTYEPIGEVTLKGQRVKASDYETLQELGTICIMCNDSAIDFNEVKKVFEKVGEATETALIVLAEKLNPFNVAKQGLDRRSSAICVRQEIETKWKKEFTLEFSRDRKSMSSYCVPLKASKLGNGPKLFCKGAPEGVLDRCTHARVNGSKVPLTSTLKNRILDLTRQYGTGRDTLRCLALATADNPMKPEDMDLNDSTKFYTYEVNLTFVGVVGMLDPPRKEVFDSIVRCRAAGIRVIVITGDNKATAEAICRRIGVFKEDEDTTGKSYSGREFDDLPISEQRDACSRARLFSRVEPAHKSKIVEYLQSMNEISAMTGDGVNDAPALKKAEIGIAMGSGTAVAKSASEMVLADDNFSSIVAAVEEGRAIYNNMKQFIRYLISSNIGEVVSIFLTAALGLPEALIPVQLLWVNLVTDGLPATALGFNPPDLDIMEKPPRKSDEGLISGWLFFRYMAIGGYVGAATVGGAAWWFMYCENGPQLTYWQLTHHLACIGGGDEFKGIDCKVFNDPHPMTMALSVLVTIEMLNAMNSLSENQSLVTMPPWSNLWLIASMCLSFALHFVILYVEVLSTVFQVTPLDGDEWLTVMKFSLPVVLLDEILKFVARRICDGESYIKTMHWLVLAWAVFFAYILWGPY; from the exons AGCTCCCAGCCGAAGAGG GAAAAACAATCTGGCAATTAGTTCTGGAACAGTTCGATGATCTATTAGTTAAGATTCTGCTGTTAGCTGCTATTATTTCCTTT GTCCTCGCCCTTTTTGAAGAACATGAAGGTGTTGAAGCCTTTGTAGAACCCTTTGTTATTCTGCTTATCCTGATCGCCAACGCTTGCGTCGGTGTGTGGCAG GAACGTAATGCCGAATCCGCCATTGAAGCCCTGAAGGAGTACGAGCCCGAGATGGGCAAAGTGGTCCGCGGCGACAAGTCCGGTGTGCAGAAGATCCGCGCCAAGGAGATCGTGCCCGGCGATGTCGTTGAGGTGTCGGTCGGTGACAAGATCCCCGCCGATATCCGTCTGATCAAGATCTTCTCGACCACCATCCGTATCGATCAGTCCATCCTGACCGGTGAGTCGGTTTCGATCATCAAGCACACCGACCCGGTGCCCGATCCCCGTGCCGTCAACCAGGACAAGAAGAACATTCTGTTCTCCGGTACTAACGTGTCCGCCGGTAAGGCCCGTGGTGTTGTCATTGGAACCGGTCTGAATACCGCCATCGGTAAGATCCGTACTGAAATCTCGGAAACTGAGGAAATCAAGACCCCACTGCAACAGAAATTGGACGAATTCGGTGAGCAACTGTCCAAGGTTATCTCGCTCATCTGTATCGCCGTCTGGGCTATCAATATTGGTCACTTCAACGATCCCGCTCACGGAGGCTCTTGGATCAAGGGTGCCGTGTACTACTTCAAGATTGCCGTCGCCTTGGCTGTCGCTGCTATCCCAGAAGGTCTGCCAGCTGTCATCACCACTTGTTTGGCTCTGGGTACTCGTCGTATGGCCAAGAAGAACGCTATTGTCCGATCTCTGCCATCCGTTGAAACCTTGGGTTGTACCTCGGTCATCTGTTCTGATAAGACTGGTACACTGACCACCAATCAAATGTCCGTCTCTCGTATGTTCATCTTCGAGAAAGTTGAAGGCAATGACAGCAGCTTCACTGAGTTTGAAATCTCCGGATCTACCTACGAACCAATTGGTGAGGTTACTCTGAAGGGCCAGAGAGTCAAGGCTTCCGATTATGAAACTCTGCAGGAATTGGGTACTATCTGTATCATGTGTAACGACTCCGCTATTGATTTCAATGAAGTCAAGAAAGTATTTGAGAAAGTCGGTGAAGCTACTGAGACCGCTCTGATTGTCCTGGCTGAGAAATTGAATCCATTCAATGTTGCCAAGCAAGGCCTTGACCGCCGTTCGTCCGCTATCTGCGTTCGTCAGGAAATTGAGACCAAGTGGAAGAAAGAATTCACTCTGGAATTCTCGCGTGATCGTAAGTCTATGTCCAGCTATTGCGTTCCATTGAAGGCATCCAAGCTTGGAAATGGCCCGAAACTGTTCTGTAAGGGTGCCCCAGAAGGTGTCCTGGATCGTTGCACACACGCTCGTGTCAATGGCTCCAAGGTCCCACTGACCTCAACTCTGAAGAACCGCATCTTGGATCTCACTCGTCAATATGGTACTGGACGCGATACCCTGCGTTGCTTGGCCCTTGCCACTGCTGATAACCCAATGAAGCCAGAAGATATGGATCTGAACGATTCCACCAAATTCTATACCTATGAAGTTAACCTAACCTTCGTTGGTGTCGTTGGTATGCTTGACCCTCCGCGTAAGGAAGTCTTCGATTCGATCGTTCGTTGCCGTGCCGCTGGTATCCGTGTTATTGTCATTACTGGTGACAACAAGGCTACCGCCGAAGCTATCTGCCGTCGTATTGGTGTGTTCAAAGAGGATGAGGACACCACCGGCAAGTCGTACTCCGGACGTGAATTTGATGATCTACCAATCAGCGAACAACGTGATGCTTGCTCCCGTGCCCGCCTGTTCTCACGTGTAGAGCCGGCCCACAAGTCCAAGATCGTTGAGTACCTGCAAAGCATGAACGAGATCTCCGCTATGACTGGTGATGGTGTCAATGACGCCCCTGCTCTGAAGAAGGCCGAAATCGGTATTGCCATGGGTTCGGGTACCGCCGTAGCCAAGTCCGCCTCCGAGATGGTGTTGGCTGACGATAACTTCTCCTCCATTGTTGCCGCCGTTGAGGAAGGTCGTGCCATCTACAACAACATGAAGCAGTTCATCCGTTACCTGATCTCGTCCAACATCGGTGAGGTCGTGTCCATCTTCTTGACTGCTGCCCTGGGTCTGCCGGAAGCTTTGATCCCCGTCCAGCTGCTGTGGGTCAACTTG GTTACTGATGGTCTCCCAGCTACTGCCCTTGGCTTCAACCCACCGGATCTGGATATCATGGAGAAACCACCACGCAAGTCTGATGAAGGTCTTATCTCTGGATGGCTGTTCTTCCG TTACATGGCTATCGGTGGTTATGTTGGTGCCGCTACCGTCGGAGGTGCCGCCTGGTGGTTCATGTACTGCGAAAACGGTCCACAGCTGACCTACTGGCAGTTGACTCACCATCTGGCCTGCATTGGCGGTGGTGATGAATTCAAGGGAATCGACTGCAAAGTCTTCAACGACCCACATCCGATGACAATGGCTCTGTCCGTGCTGGTCACCATTGAGATGTTGAACGCCATGAACAG CTTGTCTGAAAATCAATCTCTGGTCACCATGCCGCCATGGAGCAACTTGTGGCTCATCGCCTCCATGTGCCTGTCGTTCGCACTGCACTTCGTCATCCTCTACGTCGAAGTTCTGTCG ACCGTGTTCCAGGTGACTCCACTGGATGGCGACGAATGGCTCACTGTGATGAAATTCTCGCTACCAGTTGTACTGCTCGACGAAATCCTGAAATTCGTCGCCAGAAGGATCTGTGACGGTGAGAGCTATATCAAAACTATGCATTGGCTAGTGTTAGCGTGGGCAGTGTTCTTTGCTTACATTCTTTGGGGTCCAtactaa